Within the Candidatus Obscuribacterales bacterium genome, the region AGTTTGAGCTAACGTGGCTAGATCCATCGCCGATGAACAACACCCAAGCCCTGGCCATGACCCGCGCCAAGGCAGAGGAACTGAACATTACCACCATCTCTGATATGGCTGCCCAGGCCAGCGATTTGGTCTTAATTGGGCCCCCTGAATTTGAAGTCCGAGAAGATGGATTGCCAGGAATTCAAGCTGCCTACGGTGATTTCACGCTCAAGGAGTATAAGGCCGTGGATTCTGGTCTACGCTATAAGGGACTAGTGGACGGCGAAGCAGATGTGGTCGTGGCCTTTGGTACCGATGGCGAAATCAGCGCCTTTGATTTGGTCTTGCTAGAGGATGACCAAGAGCTATTCCCGCCCTACCAAGTTGCCCCAGTAGTGCGCCAAGATGTTCTAGAGGCAAATCCTGTCATTGCCGATGCTCTGAATGCGATCGCTCCCCTGTTGACCGATGAGGTGATGCAAGCCCTCAACTACGAGGTCAGCGGCAATCAGCGAGAGCCTTCGGACGTGGCCCGAGATTTTCTGGTCAGTCAAGGCATTCTTGCCGCCGATAGTTAAGCTAAAACTAGAAGCTTGCTGACCTTAAGCTTGCTGACTCAGCAAACCCAACCCGTTCCCTAGACTAGCAGCCAAACACTAGCAACTAATCGCTAGCAACCGATGATCGTCCTGGGGGTTAACCATGAGGCACAGCAGCCGTGAGTGCAATTCAATTTGATCAGGTTTTTCTGAAATTTCCCCAGGCATCCCACCCTGCCGTCAATCACTGTAGCTTTACAGTGCAAGAGGGAGAACTTGTGGTAATCCTCGGGCCATCGGGATGTGGCAAAACCACGCTCCTGAAGATGGTGAACCGTCTGTATGAGCCCAGCCAAGGGGCGATTACGCTCTACGGTCGTGATATTCGCCGCATGAATGTCTCAAAGCTGCGGCAGCAAATTGGCTACGTCATCCAGCAGTCGGGGCTTTTTCCCCATATGACCGTGGCCCAAAACGTGGCAGTGGTGCCAGAACTCTTGGGCTGGCCCAAGCCCAAAATCCAAGCCCGCATTGATGAACTGCTGGCCTTGGTGAGCCTAGCTCCCGGAGAATATCGCGATCGCTATCCCTCCCAACTCTCCGGAGGGCAGCAGCAACGGGTGGGACTGGCGCGGGCCCTAGCTGGCGATCCGCAGGTGATGCTCATGGATGAACCCTTTGGAGCCATCGATGCCATCACCCGCGCCGGTCTGCAGGATGAAATTCTTCGCCTCCAGCGTCAGCTCAAAAAAACCATCCTGTTTGTCTCCCACGACGTGGAAGAAGCCCTGAGGTTAGCCGATCGCATCTTGATTCTGCAGCAGGGCAAGATTGTGCAATATGATACGCCCTTTGCCGTTTTGACTCGACCTGTAAATAGCTTCGTTCATGACCTCATGGGTGCTGATGATGTAGTGCGTCAACTGCGGCTGCTGCGGGTGGAAACCGCCATGGTGCAGCCGCCCGATAATTACCACCACAATGGTCAACCCGCGATCGCTCCCCACGATAGCCTGCGCCATGCCCTGTCGCTGATTCTCAAAACCGGCGCACCTCAACTGACCGTCTTGGATCAAGGAAAACCCATCGGCGTGCTCACCCTAGACCATATTCGAGACTCAGCCACCGCCGTACAGGTCTAGCCATGGACTAGTTTATGGACTATTTATGGAACAATCCAGGTCAGGTCTGGGGCTACTTGCTCCAGCATCTGCAAATGACCGGCACAGCCCTGGCGATCGCCATTATGATTGCCGTGCCGCTCTCAGTGTTGATTGCCCGCAGTCGCTGGCTCACCGTGCCGGTCATGGGCACCCTCGGCATCATCTACACCATTCCTAGCTTGGCGTTGATTATCCTCTTGGTGCCGCTGCTGGGGCTCAATGCCCAGTCGGTGATTGCCGCCATGGTGCTGTATATTCAGGTGATTTTAGTACGCAATCTATCCGTGGCCCTGCAGTCCATTGATCCGGCCCTGATCGAAGCTGCAAAGGGCATGGGCATGGATGTGGGGCAACGCTGGTGGCGCGTGCAGGTGCCCCTCGTGCTACCGATCTTTTTAGCCGGGGTACGGCTCTCGGCCATTGTCGCCATCGCCATCGCCACCATCGGAGCCAAGTTTGGAGCTGGCGGCCTGGGGGTCTTGCTATTTGAAGGCATTGCCCAAGCCGGACGTTACGACAAAATCTGGGCAGGAGCGATCGCTGTATCACTCCTGGCCCTAGCCATCAACCTGGGTATTTTAGTCCTAGAGCGGATCACCACACCGCCGCCGCTGCGCAACCCTCAGCGCTCTCAACCATCCAAGGTCTTAGAACCATCAAACATCCCAAAATCATGATGGCGATCGCCCCTAGGATTCCTCCAAAATCCTCACCCCAACCACCGATGTATTAAAGCGATAGGTCAACCCCTCCACTTCAATCTGGGTACCAATTTTGACCTTGTTGTTGCCAAAAACAGGCCCCCCATCTGTAATCTGAGCATCATCTGCCAAGGTCACCAGCATGTCTAACGTAAAACCCAATTCTGGCCGCGGATCGGGAAATGCCGCCACAGAACCATCAGGTTGGGGCACCGCCACCGATCGCGGCAATTCTTGAATCTCCTTCACCCCCACCGACCCCGCCGGTTGATTGCGAATGATGATATTGAGGCGACCCTCTTCACGCATGCTGGTGACCAACGCTTGGGGTTCTGCCACCGTCAACCCACGCACCATCAAATCCACTTCCACAGGCCGCGTGGTGACGCCCAATTGCGCCACAGAGCCCGATGTGCCGGGAAAGAGAAACACGCCGGCCAGCACCAGCAAAATAATCACGGCGGCACCAATATCGAGGATGCTCACCTTCCCAAATAATCGCCCGTTTGAATCAATAATCGCCATAGTTGTCTGCTCCTAATTGCTTGTCGCCTGGTGCTACCTAGGTGAGGGTTGGCTTCAATCACTCTATCAAGAGAGGGGTTAATCTCAACATGGTTGGTTACGCTACCCAAGAAGAGTACGCCTTAAAACAGCAGCAACCGGCACATCGTATAAAACCGTCCCCAGACAAAACTTTAAGGAAACTTTAAGAGAGGAAGAAGCAGCGATCGCTCTTCAGCAGTTAGGCTAGAAGTCGGTTCATGGAGTGCAGCAGATCGGGTCTAGTGAGGGTGTAATGGAGTAAGACGGTTTCTTCGTCCATCCTAAGAACCCCTTGCAAAACTGTTTATTCATCAATCCTTTATCACTTCTACACGCTTCTTTCACGCGAGACGAGGGGCGATCGCGCAAGATAGAAGGAACGCGTTAGCATTAATACAGACTGCTCAATGCATCTTGCCACCCCCTCCACCATTGGTGCACCCAGTCTTCTATTTCATCTACCGATCGTGTAATTGCTCTGCACCTAGGAAGGATTTAAAAACTGTGTCTAGTGGTCGTCGAATTTTTATTGGAGATGTTCATGGTCATTACGATGGGCTAATGGCCCTCTTTGATGCGATCGCTCCCGCCTCCGACGACCAAATCTACTTCCTCGGAGACCTCATTGATCGTGGCCCCAAAAGCTGTGACGTGGTGGAGTTCGTCAAACAGCAGAACTACACCTGCATTATGGGCAATCACGAACACCTCTTGCTCGAAGCTCTAATCGAAGAAGGCGTCCATCCTCCCGCCCTGCAGGCATGGCTCTATAGCGGCGGTCAATCCACCGTTTCTAGCTACAAAAGTGTCGATCATCTGCTCGAACACCGCAACTGGATTCGCACCCTCCCCACCCACCTCGATCTAGGGGATATCTGGCTGGCTCACGCTGGCATCCATCCAGGGCTACCCGTGGCTGAGCAAACCACCCAAGAACTATGCTGGATCCGCGAACGCTTCCACAGCATGACCCAGCCCTACTTTGAAGACAAACTGATCATTATTGGTCACACCATCACCTTTACGCTGCCAGGGGTGAACCCAGGTGAGTTGGCCCAAGGACAAGGCTGGCTTGATATTGATACCGGAGCCTACCATCCCAAGAGCGGCTGGCTCACAGGCGTTGATGTCGATCATCATCAGGTATACCAAGTCAACGTGTTTGATCAATCAACCCGTACCCTCCCTCTCCATAAAGCCGTCACCCAGATTGATCCCAGCAAGGTGCTGGAACGCCGCCGTCACCTGATGCAGCTCTAACCCTCCGCATTCCCCCAATCGCCCGTCTCACTAGAGTATCCATAACGCCTGAGAACGCATGCGCCGCCGGTTGATATAAGCATGGATCCGTAGATGCTGGCGTCGTAGTTGCAGTAGCACGTCTAGGCTGGAACGTCTCTAATTTTTTTGATGTCCTCACTCATAAGGCTAGGGCTGTATTGCTCTTTCATGGCTCTCGGATGTAACGCCTAAAACCTTGAGAATTCGTTGCCCCCTAAGGGTGACATTGGAGATATTTGCATTGTTTCACCCAATTCTCTGCCCAGAATCAAGGAACAGCGACCGATGGACAGCAGAAGCTGATATGTCGTTTATTGTAGTGCTCTAGGCAGTTGGTTAAGGCTGGGTTAAGATTAGGTTAAGATAGACAGTAGTCGTGAGGGCTAGACTGTTCCTCTTGTGCCGCCTCGACAGCCAGAATGCATCCCACATTTGTAAGGTATGCCCCTGATCTCCCAGTCCCTGCTTCCTAAGGGGAAATAAGGATCGAACGTCACCGTCCCTCACCCTCCGGAAAAGGGATTTAGGGCAAGGACACATCATCAAGATGCGCTAGACAGGTCTGATGTCGGGGATGACGCGGCTAGCCCCCTAGGAACAAGACGCCCCCAACGGTTGTTCCTTTACATAGCAGATACATGCTGCGATTGCGCAATGTCCCTGGGTTTGAGGAGTTCTTCAACCTCTCATAGGGCATAGTTGTCAGCCGTTTAGTGACCTTAGATGATCAGTAGCGATGATCATCCGTGTCGTCAGCGGCCTTTCATCTAGACCTCTAGATGGTTGTCCACCTCGTTTGATTGGAGATTATCCATGAGCAACAATATTCATCGAGATTGGCTATATCCCCGCGCGTCTTACCATGGCAGCGATCGCCCCAACCATCTCATTTTCAACGCAAATCTACAGGAATTTGCCCAACGGGTCAGCTATATTTCTAATTTAGAAACCGCTGGAAAACTCACGCCCGAGGAAGCCTACACCCAAGTTAGCCATCTTTGGAAAACCTTGAAGCACAGCAAGAAAGAACTCGGCATTCCCTAAGCAGCGTCCCATATAAGCAACAGGTGACACCTGTCTTCAGCCTTGGCTAGCTCGTCTCCCAGGCTAACCAAGGCTGGCTTGTGGAGCAGCACATTCTTCCAAAAGATCACAGATTCTGTATCGATCCTGACCAGGGCAAAGCTCGATAGACTCGATAGAATGGAGAATAGATCTTTTTTATGGGGATCTCTTTTGTAGTGTTGAGTGAGGTGGCCGGGGTTCCGGTCGAGTGCGCCTATCGAAACTATTTACGGGAATCTTAAGGGGCTGAAATCAAGCCAGCTCAAGCTACTTCAGCGCTTATACCACCAACGCTTGCCAGGCGATCGCATCACTACGCCTGAGTTTTCCCAGCGCTTGGCGGCCGTGAGTGCAGACTTAGACCAGCCTGTGAGCGCCTACATTAATCGCCGAGGGCAGGTGATTCGCGTAGGGGTGGGGTCGCCGGCCCAAACCCAGATTCCTCCTAGCGAGCTACCCCGCTACGGCACAGAACGGCTCTGCGGCATTCGCTGCATTTCCACCCAAATGAAGTCAGAGAGCCCCAGTAGTGCCGTGTTGACAGCCATGGCCATCCAGCGCCTCGATGCCTTGGCCGTGTTGACCCTATCGGGCAGTGGTTTCACCCGCCGAGGCGGCACGGTGGCTGGCTATGTGCAAGAAGCTTACCTAGCCCATTTGGTACCCCACCCCGAAGTGACATGGACAGTGTCAGACCCCATGTCCCTAGAGGATTTGGCGGAACAAGATTTTGTTGACCTCACGGAAGGTCTAGAGGAAGAGTTTCGGCGGCAATATGTGGCGGAGGAGGTAGACCTCGACCACGATCGCGTCCTGCTGATTGGCGTACAGACTCAAACCGTATCTCCCCAACGGTTTCAAGATGGTCTGACCGAACTGACGCGGCTGGTGGAAACCGCCGGGGGTGAGGTGCTACAGGTGTTGATCCAAAAGCGATCGCGCCCCCATCCTCGTACCGTTGTTGGGGATGGAAAGGTGCAGGAAATTGCCCTGACCGTGCAAACCATTGGGGCCAATCTAGTCGTGTTTGACCGAGACTTATCGCCAGCTCAGGTGCGCAACTTGGAAGGTCGCATGGGCGTGCGGGTGGTGGATCGCACCGAAGTCATCCTGGATATCTTCGCCCAGCGGGCCCAGTCGGGGGCCGGGAAGCTGCAGGTGGAGCTAGCCCAGCTTGAATACATGATGCCGCGTCTAACAGGGCGTGGGCAATCCATGTCGCGGCTAGGGGGTGGCATCGGCACCCGAGGGCCCGGGGAAACCAAGCTAGAGACTGAGCGCCGAGCCATTCAGCAGCGCATCTCTCGCCTACAGCGCGAGGTGACACAACTGCAGGCCCATCGATCGCGCATGAGGCAGCAACGCCAGCATCAACAGGTGCCTTCCATTGCCGTGGTGGGCTACACCAATGCCGGCAAGTCAACCCTGTTGAATGTGTTAACCAATGCCGAGGTCTACACCGCCGACCAGCTCTTTGCCACCCTGGATCCCACCACTCGCCGCTTAGCGCTCACCGATGCGGAAACCGAAGAACCGTTTCCCATTGTCTTGACCGACACCGTGGGCT harbors:
- the hflX gene encoding GTPase HflX — translated: MRWPGFRSSAPIETIYGNLKGLKSSQLKLLQRLYHQRLPGDRITTPEFSQRLAAVSADLDQPVSAYINRRGQVIRVGVGSPAQTQIPPSELPRYGTERLCGIRCISTQMKSESPSSAVLTAMAIQRLDALAVLTLSGSGFTRRGGTVAGYVQEAYLAHLVPHPEVTWTVSDPMSLEDLAEQDFVDLTEGLEEEFRRQYVAEEVDLDHDRVLLIGVQTQTVSPQRFQDGLTELTRLVETAGGEVLQVLIQKRSRPHPRTVVGDGKVQEIALTVQTIGANLVVFDRDLSPAQVRNLEGRMGVRVVDRTEVILDIFAQRAQSGAGKLQVELAQLEYMMPRLTGRGQSMSRLGGGIGTRGPGETKLETERRAIQQRISRLQREVTQLQAHRSRMRQQRQHQQVPSIAVVGYTNAGKSTLLNVLTNAEVYTADQLFATLDPTTRRLALTDAETEEPFPIVLTDTVGFIHELPPPLVNAFRATLEEVTEADALLHLVDLSHPAWQSHIRSVMQILSDMPITPGPILLAFNKIDQAESETLAIAREEYPQAVFLSASHRLGLETLRQRMIQLVRYAIVS
- a CDS encoding DUF4330 domain-containing protein, producing the protein MAIIDSNGRLFGKVSILDIGAAVIILLVLAGVFLFPGTSGSVAQLGVTTRPVEVDLMVRGLTVAEPQALVTSMREEGRLNIIIRNQPAGSVGVKEIQELPRSVAVPQPDGSVAAFPDPRPELGFTLDMLVTLADDAQITDGGPVFGNNKVKIGTQIEVEGLTYRFNTSVVGVRILEES
- a CDS encoding glycine betaine ABC transporter substrate-binding protein, whose translation is MKATRRSLLLTCLAAVVALLVIACNTTTSQSPADGAPATIRVGSKDFTEQFILGEMYALALENADVQVERKLNLGGTPVAQAALTSGEIDLYPEYTGTGLLTVLKLPASSDRQAVYDTVVTEYESQFELTWLDPSPMNNTQALAMTRAKAEELNITTISDMAAQASDLVLIGPPEFEVREDGLPGIQAAYGDFTLKEYKAVDSGLRYKGLVDGEADVVVAFGTDGEISAFDLVLLEDDQELFPPYQVAPVVRQDVLEANPVIADALNAIAPLLTDEVMQALNYEVSGNQREPSDVARDFLVSQGILAADS
- a CDS encoding ABC transporter ATP-binding protein, which translates into the protein MSAIQFDQVFLKFPQASHPAVNHCSFTVQEGELVVILGPSGCGKTTLLKMVNRLYEPSQGAITLYGRDIRRMNVSKLRQQIGYVIQQSGLFPHMTVAQNVAVVPELLGWPKPKIQARIDELLALVSLAPGEYRDRYPSQLSGGQQQRVGLARALAGDPQVMLMDEPFGAIDAITRAGLQDEILRLQRQLKKTILFVSHDVEEALRLADRILILQQGKIVQYDTPFAVLTRPVNSFVHDLMGADDVVRQLRLLRVETAMVQPPDNYHHNGQPAIAPHDSLRHALSLILKTGAPQLTVLDQGKPIGVLTLDHIRDSATAVQV
- a CDS encoding ABC transporter permease, producing the protein MDYLWNNPGQVWGYLLQHLQMTGTALAIAIMIAVPLSVLIARSRWLTVPVMGTLGIIYTIPSLALIILLVPLLGLNAQSVIAAMVLYIQVILVRNLSVALQSIDPALIEAAKGMGMDVGQRWWRVQVPLVLPIFLAGVRLSAIVAIAIATIGAKFGAGGLGVLLFEGIAQAGRYDKIWAGAIAVSLLALAINLGILVLERITTPPPLRNPQRSQPSKVLEPSNIPKS
- a CDS encoding metallophosphoesterase, whose protein sequence is MSSGRRIFIGDVHGHYDGLMALFDAIAPASDDQIYFLGDLIDRGPKSCDVVEFVKQQNYTCIMGNHEHLLLEALIEEGVHPPALQAWLYSGGQSTVSSYKSVDHLLEHRNWIRTLPTHLDLGDIWLAHAGIHPGLPVAEQTTQELCWIRERFHSMTQPYFEDKLIIIGHTITFTLPGVNPGELAQGQGWLDIDTGAYHPKSGWLTGVDVDHHQVYQVNVFDQSTRTLPLHKAVTQIDPSKVLERRRHLMQL